DNA sequence from the Pectinophora gossypiella chromosome 12, ilPecGoss1.1, whole genome shotgun sequence genome:
AGAAACGAGGAAGATCCTGAGAAAGGTGAAGAATACGATGAGTTTCTTCAGGGACGACCAGCAGCAGCTGAGACTGAGGCAGGAGTTGAAGAAGTACAGGGAGACGGTGCCGAGTTGGCTGCCGACGGTCAACTTCGTCGACATTCACTACAACAGTGCGCTGCACTACAACAATGGCAACGCGAAGAGGAATGGCAGCTCCGCTCCTGAACGAAAAGTGAGTTTCTATCTTATACTTGAGTCTCCGCGATAACTTACCTTATTATGTAACTTCTTTATCTTTTTACATAAACTTATAACatcttttacattatttttattatctttgtatTCATTGTTAAACTAGTGGAAGTAGCATTGATTTACCTACCTTTCCTCTCTTATCTCACGCGTCTATTAACACTGCAAATCTATGAGTCACACCGTCTAACATGGTCCAATCAAGTCCGTAGactgaataaattatattatgcaATAGTATGATGAAGTGTATTTAATATTTGATGTGAATTTTTAACATCTGACAGTGTAATTATATTGGTCGATCAGTACTGAAGCGAGGCCCGCCCATCCTGCTGTCCCGCGcactttttacattattttaaatttatttttgctttatttAAGACAAAGGTTCCCGCGTGCATTAGCCGCGTCTTAAATGAGGTTCCGTCGAGCCAAATTACATGTGCCCTGCCTTTGTACCGCGTTTATTTACTTCACATTGTACTTAAGGGCAATAACTAGATGTGCAAGCCCTTAATTTCAAGCACCGCTTCGCGTTTATAAAATCGGCGCAGTTTTAAGTGTTTTATAAAGGGTTATTACGGCTACATCAATATTGCTTCATTTGGAACAGCTGAATGAAATCTCAGTCAATCCCAAATCACTCAACAAGTATACGTAATTATaattacacaaaaacaaaacaatcatTTAACAAATCAGACCAAAATAAAATCAGCACCTTTTAATCAAGATGAGTTATGTTTGTGAAAAAAAGTACCGCCCACACGATACAACCAATGAAAAATGATCTCAAACGTTATGCCAGTCACATTGTTACCGCAGATAGAAATAAAGGCGCGCTTAAAGTAAAAGAGTTCATCTAATACTGGTGATATATGAATCTGAGAAGCTGTTAGCGTCTGTGGGAGAACCAAGGAGCCAGTTAAATGTTTCGAGGAAATTTGCATAGATGGACACCGGGTGATTCGGCGTCGGACACgcgagccgccgccgccgccgccacgcaCGTAGCCGCTACACACCGACATAATTAACCGAACGAGTTATGGTTATGGTAATTCGGTCCCAGATCATCGATTCTTCTCGCCGCCTCcgttcataaaaatataaaatacacacgCGACTAACGGGCTAAGCTCTCTTATTATTTACAGAACACACATCTGGACCGCGACTTTCTATTATGTATTCATATTGGACACCCACTAATTAGTACACAAAacaaaagttaatgcgacacgAGACAATAAGTGTGTGTGCAGTAGAAGTGTTCGGTGCCCCTACACACTATGGGCTGGCGGAGAACTATCGGAGCTTTAACGTAGAGTAGTCTAACTCAACAACGCGCGGTCGCCAAGTGTGCACGCCGacgaatattaaatatttcatatGTACGTCTCGACAGTTCGTCAATGTATGGCCACTTAagaaattcaaatatttgacATTGGGCAAAGGAAAGCGTTAGAATTCAAGTGATCTCGGCTCCGCTTCGGCTTAAGTTGACTTacgaacaatttaaaaattaaataccgCTCAAATGAGACGTTAAAACAAAGGGCCTCGACGAAAGCAACGCGTGGACCTACCTCGTGATTGATTCGCTTCAATTCTTATCTTAGAGTGGAACGCGTGGAGTCGATGAATCATGCGCTAATATCTTTGCTCTCATTTGGATCATGGTTTCCTTTCTTCAATTAAATTCGTATTAGTCTCGGATTACTATTTTTGTCGTAAAGAGACGTAAATAATTCTTTAAAACATTAGGTGTGGAGGTTTTCATGGTGTACGGCCGGCATTGTTCGGCTCGGCATTCCACGCGGCGGGCTTTCACGGCGACCGGCACTGCAGCCTCGGCTAGTGTTTGCCGAGTATTTACGATTTAACAAAACAACACGAAATGTTAAAAACACATTATTTGTCCAAGTGAGACGAATGTGAACTTACGATTCCGGCGACGCGCGTTTGTCGACGACACGTACGGAGCTAAAGCCTGCTCTTTAAGGCAAATGTATAGTGCATTGTGGATGCACTCGAGGTCTAAACATGCGGCTTATTCTCGGTCGTATTTGCGCTGGTCGAGCTTTTATTATCGGGTTTCCGACCGGCGAGTGAGGACGACCGCTAATCATTTTACGACCCGTAAAAGATTAACAAATAATTTTACAATCGTTAATAATTTTCTCTCGGGGAACCCTAGTTCTTAAaacaagtttttaatttaaaaaagtagatTAAATTGGTTTTTGATTGTTCTGTGCGTGATGATTATTTAATGGATTAAGTAATAACGGTAACATACACAAAAGATGACGAATATGTATATTATCTACATGTGAATGCGTATATTATGGAACATGAGTCACCCATTCACTAACTACGAGAGGAAGTCATAGGAACCGACGACATAGTAATACGATTCCACATAAACAAATGCTCGATTAAGCTGAAACACTAATTATCATTCCCGGTGGTACTGACCACAGCACTAtgatatacattttttataaaaatattaataacattaaaataatatgccGTAACATTTTTGCTTGATCAGTATTAATTGCAATGACAATTTCTAACTACATTTTCTAACGATATTTGTACCTTTCGGGAATTCCCGTCTTACGCATTTATCCTTGCAATCTACTTGAAGATAGTACTCTACTTATACTATAGCTATATTTAAACATGACATTGGTGCGTAGATTAATAAAAAGACAGGGAAAACGTCACTATATGCCACCGATGCCGTGACATTCGCTACTACCGAAGCCACGGGTCAATTGTATTCGAAGAACTGTGATGCACCAAACGGGATGAGTTCATTCATTACTCTGTTTAATAAGTACTCAAGATTTACCGTTTTCCTGAAATGTTACTCACAGTGACGACATttgaagtatttgttatttattgttactaacatacaGTTCTGATTCAGTCAACCATCGATTGTTAATTTTGACGTATGTTTTGTTACGTACTTTATACTAaattaatttatcattattttctgTCTTAGCCACACTACAAAACAAATGAAACTCTATATTACACTTACAACAAACATTAAACACctacaaataaatacctactatgTATCTATTTACTAAATCGTGGCATATTAACGACGAAATATGTTTCAAAACATTTTCAAAACTCTGTTGCCGACGCTAATAAAAAGTAGATAACAAAATATACTAGTCATTCAGTAAAACACTATTTTtgcttattaatataataaaatatatttacaagccaaagagtacttatttatatacttacaaataaactATCTATTACAAATGATGACTTGTGCCTTTTACGCAGGACATTTTTACTCGCATTTGAAAAATCCAAGAGATCGGTTGCTAGAACCGGTATGTCTACTTCTTTACCTAGATATTAGCTCGACTTCAGTTCTCACTCTTGCACCTTTATTGTCCTAGGACGGAACCGGTACGATCCGGTATGTGAAAATCTTGATGACAAATGAGATTAGCttgttaaattaaaacaaacaacgaTAGACATTGATAGACATGTGAATCggttgtaatttaaaataacatcaataaaattgttatatgGCTCGTAGTTCTAAGGTTTTACACATACCTACATTTTCCCATTAAGTATACTTACACCTTATTAGACAATTCCTTCGGTGAAATGTGGGCATTTGGTGAGATGGaagtacctctgattaccccaattgaaaATATGATTGTGAGCttgtgttcgaattttgaacaTCAACTTAATCAGAATAAAGTATTGCAAACACAGCCTACATTGAGGTATATTTAAGGAGTAAGTGTACATGTATTTAAGTTAATTTGACTGAAACTGAATCTTTTACCAAACTACATAGATTTCATGTTCGTTaacgcttcttcttctttgcgagtcaatggcgatcgatactaaaatTTTGCTGActaataattggccacgcttacggcattgtcaatATGTTCGTATAAGCTGAACATGATcatattttaagtataaataacGAGATgaacgataataataatattgtcagACAATTATTTCATAGACAATTGTAATTCACATAATACTGCTGTAGCCGTAATTGAAATCACGAAAACGGAATAAACGCTTATAGCTAATGAAACATGACAGCAATCAAATAAAACGACACAtaaatttacaataacaaaCTGGAACTAAAAATACTAGATAATATTGAAGTATTTGTTACATTCAGTGTATCAAATAAGGTGTAGATAAAATTTTTATGTGGCAATGATTAAGTATACCTATTTTTTGCCTAGTAACAATTGTCTTTAATAGACATAGATTCTAGATAAATCGTTACAAATATCATctcttacaaaaaaaatgatttcaACATCTTCTAAGAACTAGCTCCTTAATAAATATTGAGCCACTACTTAAAAGGTATTCTGTGTTACACAGTACAATCATACAAAGTTATGTTAAATTACGTTAATAATCAACAGATACTAAATAAGCACTTAGTTTACAAATGTAATCGTTACGATAAATACATTTGCCTGATGTAATGTATTGTGACATTCATGGTACACGATTATTCGTTTAACTTTACTACATTTATAAGCAGGACAAAATGATGTTTAACATTCTGAACACAAGCTTTTTATAAGTAGTATTCGAAACATACTAAAGAATATTCAAAAaaaattgcaataaaaaaatcaaaatgcctaaaggaaaataattttgaacatgCGCTATGTAAATCTCGCAGAAACCTCCCCAAGGCCTCGCGACCGAATGTAATCATCGAGTCAAATACAGCTTAGAATCTTAGCTAGTAGTTAACACTACGAGATTCCTACATCGTAGACCCAAGAATAATGTCAGTTGTATCGCACTCAGCCTCGACACGAATCCGCGCTATAAACTATCGTGTAGTACATTAAACGCAGCTTATATCACAGAATTATATACacaattaatatacttaatgtagCGTATCTGTCTTCATTTAATCATTGATTACTTACGTAAACTAATTACCAATGAACAATAATTGAATTCGTTATAGACTTTATGCTCCTTGAACCCGTACTTATTGAACTTTCAATTTCCAACGAGACTAATGTGATATCCTCTTTTGTTGCAGTTCAAGTTCCTGATGCCCAAACTGTACAAATCACTGGTCGAATACGAGGAACTCTTTAAGCGATTCCAGAATGTAGAACTGAACTTCCCCGACGACCCCTTCAACGCATATAAGAACAAGCGCAACGAAGTACTACAGAAGACATTGCTGAAACTATACAGCACGATACAAGAAGTCAACGACAGCATGACAGCGGTCAACATGACCATTCCACAATTCAAGAACAAACTCGATCTATCGAAACTAGAGATGAAAGTCGACGCGACGCAATGCCTAAGAAACGACTTCCTCTTGTTCAGAGGGTACGGAAACCTTCTGAAGAACTGGTACTCGGAATTCCGGTGTCCAAAAAATGGCAAGAACACATCTCAACGGAAGATATGCAAGGACTTCGAGGAAatgttaaaagaaagaaaggataGTAGAAAGGACAGAAATGTAAGGACCAGGAGCCGAGCGACGACGTAATAGTTTTAGGATGTAAATTGACTTATTTATTCCTCTAGGTTTTTAAcgtttgtacttatttattgtattggGAGTGATTCGTAGttgaaatgtaatttttaacatcatttgtaaaaaaatgtttgacaGTTGAAATTTCAACGTAAAGCCAGTGATTAGACTAAATAATTGTGATCGCGGAGAGTAAGAAAGTTTTGAAGAATTCTCCCGTTTAATAATTGTTGATGTGCTCTCTGTAGGTGTTGTGTTGATGTACTTGACGAAACAATATTATTGTTGATTAAGAAATGGGTACTTTCTCTGTGATATTTAGTATTGTGTAGTTAGTgaacattaatttattgaaattcTTAGCATTTAAGCAGTTGTAATAAGTTCCTCTACTTATTAGCATCGTGCAACTCTCTATCTGTATTGCGTCTTTGTTTTATCTGCCTTGTTGTGTTTGTATTGTCTCCTGTTATTTATTACTGATGAATCTAATTcatgaatataattatttattgctacttcgaaatattgttaaatattttacaagtacttaatttattctTTTGCACTAAAAATTAACTTACaaaacatttcatttatttCCTTTCAGGATTGACAATGattctattatatttatatattctaTTGACATTCATTGTATGTGTCGTTCTATTGGCTTAAACATTCGCTTAAGTTAATGAAATAACACATATACAATTTGAAAATTCAGCCATGCAAGAACTTAGTTTTATTACTGACTAATCTCTAAACTATCTCGTCTAGTATTACTAGTAGGCTCTGAAGCCGTTTTAGCCAAGAAAGACTTTTAGCTTAATTTAAGTGcttatttatgtatacttaGTAGTAATAAATGTAAACTTGTGCCGTAGCATAAACGAATGAACTGATACCTACCGTGTCTATACTTCCTAAATGTACATTAATGTAATGTCGCGCATAATCTAAAGCTACTTTTGTTACATCTgaagtataagtacatacatgatagtattaaaatgaaaataaaattattcaatcTCATcactttgttttgtttgaaCAACCCGCTTgaaaattattagaaaaataatgTGGCCagtaaagaaagaagaaaaaatatgaacaatatttaaaataaaaaacgtcACTTCTGTTTTTGAGATACGGGttactaggtaggtataatattatactactTAGGTAGTAACAATTATTATGCATAAATGAAAAAGACAATACAGAGACTGAAATtgctagtttaaaataataatctgtaAACTAATAAATAGCGTGGCGGGTTTTATTTAACGTGACTTTATTGtcgattttccgcaaatggcataacTAGATAGGTACTTGTCTGAAGAACAAAGATAATCAATTCACTGCGTTTTACTAGAGACATCCGATACGACTACATAAAACTTATAAGCATAGTAGTGCCATCTATGTATCAATTAAGAAAACAAACACTCAAATCTAAACAAACTTCGTCTCTTCATAGTTCTGCTACTAGACGCTAGATGGCActgctaatttattttttgaatgccACCTAGTGCACTTCTTGATAACTATTTTTATACAGCTATCTTTCATCGTCATAATTATACCAACAGCAATGTTGTAATTATTATCACTAAACCTACTAGGTGGCGCTACAAGCAAAGAGATTGTTGACCTTTGATGTTAGCTGAGTACTTTGAACGTTCTTCTAAACTCCCATGACCGGTGATACGGTGTCTAAACAGATCAAAGTTAGTAACTAAGATTGTCTGGTAATGTTGACTGACCTTCATATTTCATTCATAGATGTTATGCATCAAGACGTACCGGTCtgcgtcaaaaaatatataatacaagtAGACCTAGCTAGCACAATACAAGTGGACAGACCTGTTTTGTAGGTAGGCACTTTATGATATCTTAGCGCCACCTAGTTGCCTAACATTAAGGTAGATGAGTGCCTGACTTCAATTAAAATCTTATAATCAATCACACagtgacaaaaaatattattcctcaTTATCACAACATTACATGTAGAGCCACGAAATAAGTCCCGTGTATATCAATGTAACTACTACAGGTCATAATAATTCAATGCAATTTTTGCGACTTTCGTGGTGCGGACTTTTAGAACGTAGTATCGGGGGGGCAcggcagtgcccccgccaagtcgAGCGCGAAGCAACCACTGCCATACCATCCTTTACTGGAACTATTTCGCAGGCCAAGTcactaattaataataaagaaatcgcAGTAAGGAACCTTCGACTTGGCACGACTTTGTCTAGATTTCATTACTTTTTAGAGATAAACAAGCAGCTCCATCGAGACTTGgctagttttttacagaatgttTTGGTAGGATTATTCCCTATTCTATCCTCTTAGTTAACTTTTTAAAACAGAACGTTTGAAATCAAATAAATAGCGAATAAATTAAAAGGATTTTTTATTCGACTTTTGCAATTAAGTATTAGACATTCTTATACACAAGtgctacaataattattaagtacctcTAAAGAGTTAAATTTTTATATCATTGCTATCAATGGGAAACAAGATCGCGTATTTGTTCTTTAATTCAGTGCGCTTTGGTTCCTCAAGCGACATGATGGCTGTTTGAACGTTTTGTAGATCTTCTTTAGCCATAGTCGCATTAAAATCTATTTTTGTGATAACTTCTTGTTGATTTGATAAttgtttaaaactatttttgtcacactttgcttcggaaggcacagtATTGTTCAAAATTTCATTATGAAACCCAGGCAAGTTAAAAAAAGTTGCGTACTTTCTTTTAAAGATAGTACGATATGGCTCCTTTAAAGATATTATAGACAGTTGTagtggttttatgttttccaaaaGCGAAGATGCTTTGGCTTCTACCTTTGTAATCAAAGCTGTTATTGGATCATAACTAAGATCAAGGTTTTTTAACCCATATTTAGTCACAAGCCACTTATTTAAGGTTTTCTCCTTATTTATGATGTCGTTATCATAGCGCAGCCTGGCTCTTAGTTCCAAATGCATAATTTCAATCGTATCGTTTTCTTGTAGGGTAAAATTATCATTTCGATAATCACCGCCTCTTCCGTGTAGCGATTGTTCGTATTTTATAGCACCTGCTACATCTCTTACTTTTACAGCAGCATATATTTTGTTGAAATACAGGTGAGGATTTGCACTAATTACCATGAAAATACCATATCCATCATAAATTAAAGTTTCCAATCTTGCAAATAGGCCATTGTCCAATCCacggaataaaaatatttcgtcAACTAATCTAGTTTTGTTGTTTATTTCTGTGGAAAGACCGAAAGATACATTATTTATCTGTTGGTGTAGGCTGTTTTTGTCGGTTGTGTTTGAAACACGGATTGTGTAATATCCGTTTGGTATATTATAGAAAGTGAGGTTATTCCCTTCAACTTTTTCTTTACGAAGAATTAGCTCGCCGCTTCGAATCTCCACTAAATAACCGTTTATTTccttaaatttgttttgtactgAATTTCTAAACTGTGGAAATAGACATTGATACTTCTTTAAATATAACAGTCGGTTTTCTTCTTCGAGTAAAGATATGGCAGACAATAGTTTGTTCTTAAAATCAGTCCCAAGATCATTTCCttcattaataaatgtttttgcgATAGAGTCAATTTTGAACATGACTTTCAACTGGGGATCGTCACTAAAGTTCAAATTTTGTAGGCCGTATTTCGTTACACGCCATGAGTTCTTAGGCCAGATTTGATTGAATGCTATATTGTCACTTTTTAGTCTCCATGGCTCTGCGTGGTAAATCGTAATAGTTTGATTCAACATTAATGTTATATTTACGAACTCATGTAATGTATTGACCCCTTCAATGTTCGTAGCAAATTTGATTTTACCATGTGCATCTTCGTGTCTTTAAGAAGAACCACACCTAAATCTTGCCGATCATGACGAATTCCTTTGCTCATTCCTGACTTAAAGATCCAAACTGGTTTTTCTATGCTGAATATGTCTTTAGTGTAAGTATTGGTCATTTCCTCCTGAGAGTTTGTATCTTCTGAAATACaaagtttatttcattataACATGTTTCATAAACAGACACAGACAGAAAGGTCTAATATCAAGATAAAAAATTTAGTAACTTCTTGCCGGCATTCGATTTTAACGACAGAGTTTACATAAAAAGACGTATTTAAGCATTCATCTGATTGtgagaaaaagtaagatgattccgtgcttcggagggcacgttaagccgttgctctcggatattagccgtaaaaaacacctccaccaacccacactagagcagcgtgctggagtaCGATCCATAcctccttcggttgattgagtggaggcctgtgcccagcattgggacgtatataggctgtttatgttatgttacgtaaaaCCAAGCAAGAGGACATTTGATATAAGGTTGCAACAATAAGATAAAGGAAATATatatcttattataaaataagacaatataaactcatgcctatttcccatcggggtaagcagagactacggaattcttgtttccttcacattcatcaatcgtttcatacacgcacgtcggttcagagtagatcttactaaaccttttctaaggacatccccaatttggtcaatatacgtccttatAGGTCTTAGTCTGGCAGCCCAACCAAcaagcaaaaagaaaaaagtaaaaaataatcttaCCATAAGACAAGTCAGTATACTGATAACATTGCACATAACGTTTGAACATTATTGAAAAGACCACAAGGCACCAGATACTGTAATGAGCCATCTCAACGACAATCCGTTCGTGGGTTACCTCATTTTAATGTGGCATAACATACGTCCCCATGGCTTATATACTTACTCAGTTTGGCATAAAATTAACTGTTTTTATCATCATTGTCAATAATCCTGCATTTACCGTCCATTGTAACTCCAGATGGCTCCATTTTAATTATCCTGTTTATTACATtttagtaagtttttttttttttttttttttttcctatttttattttattaaacaatacgtcacaaaaacaaacttaaaaactagtcattaaataacccgcccctcactgttcccggagcaaaggtgcccacaacactagccgcattaccgcgttgaatggcaatggctagcctttggaccaggaacgagccgg
Encoded proteins:
- the LOC126371503 gene encoding uncharacterized protein LOC126371503 isoform X1 translates to MIDFCNCCTGCSSAKQLSTYSRYSFPKKLLVAISLVVLIAMFITPTEARTLERRRHKRVEGMAQTKDTSRLSMAHRGRHQKRLENLTLPTRRDAKEPRRPKNAKIYVRETRKILRKVKNTMSFFRDDQQQLRLRQELKKYRETVPSWLPTVNFVDIHYNSALHYNNGNAKRNGSSAPERKFKFLMPKLYKSLVEYEELFKRFQNVELNFPDDPFNAYKNKRNEVLQKTLLKLYSTIQEVNDSMTAVNMTIPQFKNKLDLSKLEMKVDATQCLRNDFLLFRGYGNLLKNWYSEFRCPKNGKNTSQRKICKDFEEMLKERKDSRKDRNVRTRSRATT
- the LOC126371503 gene encoding uncharacterized protein LOC126371503 isoform X2, encoding MDVFLTGFPKKLLVAISLVVLIAMFITPTEARTLERRRHKRVEGMAQTKDTSRLSMAHRGRHQKRLENLTLPTRRDAKEPRRPKNAKIYVRETRKILRKVKNTMSFFRDDQQQLRLRQELKKYRETVPSWLPTVNFVDIHYNSALHYNNGNAKRNGSSAPERKFKFLMPKLYKSLVEYEELFKRFQNVELNFPDDPFNAYKNKRNEVLQKTLLKLYSTIQEVNDSMTAVNMTIPQFKNKLDLSKLEMKVDATQCLRNDFLLFRGYGNLLKNWYSEFRCPKNGKNTSQRKICKDFEEMLKERKDSRKDRNVRTRSRATT